The genomic DNA CCCGACGGCGACGCTCGCCCACCTGCTGGAGTTCGACAGCGTCCACGGCCGGCTGGGTCATCGGGTTGAGGTGGAAGGCGAATGCATTGAACCCGGTACGGGCCCCATCCGCATGAGCCATTTGGAAAGGCCAGAAGCCCTGAACTGGGCAGATGTCGATATCGCGCTTGAATGTACCGGCCGTTTCACTGCCCCCCCGGACGCCAGCCGGCATTTGCGCAATGGCAGTGACAAGGTGTTGCTGTCAGCCCCCGCAAAGGGCGAGATGAAGGCCATTGTCGTCGGCGTGAATGACAACACGATCACGGCCGATGATGTCATTCTCTCAAACGCGTCCTGCACGACAAATGGCCTTGCACCGCTTGTGCACCGGCTTGATGAGGCCTTCGGCGTGGTGCGCGGGCACATGACCACCGTGCACAGCTATACCGGAAATCAGCCTCTCCACGATGCGCCGCATGACGATCTGCACCGCGGGCGTGCCGCCGGATTGTCCATGATCCCCACCACGACGGGCGCCGCCCGGACGATGGGGCTGATTCTGCCGCACCTTAAGGGCGCAATTACCGGAACCGCCATCAGGGTGCCCGCGCCCAACGTGTCCTGCATCGATCTGGTTGTTGAGCTGCGCCGCCCCATGACCCCGCAGGATATCAACGATGAAATGGCCCGCGCGGCCCTGCAGATGCCCTCGGTCTTCGGATTGACGGACCGGCCCCTTGTGTCCATCGATTTCAATCACGACCCCAGAAGCCTGATTTTTGCGACCGACCAGACATCGGTGCAGCAGGGCACGCTGGCCCGTGTGCTGGCGTGGTACGACAATGAATGGGGATTTTCCAACCGGATGTTGGATGTGGCAACGCTGATGGGGCGGGCGCGTTAAAAGGTATCAGATCAGGCTTTGCTCGTGTCCCGCGCCCGGTGCCGTGGGAGAAATGGACCATCCGAAGCGGGACAGCTTCGGTCACTCCCCCATCGGCAAGGGCGCCAGATGCCACTTTGGATCAAGATACAGTGACAGGTGCCACTGGCCTGCAGGTCCAGCCCCCGGCCCTGCCATTCAGTCGAAACGCGCGCGCAGCTCGTCGTTGACGCGGGGCGGGACAAATTTGCTGACATCGCCGCCCAAGCGCGCGATTTCTTTGACCAGCTTGCTCGCAATCGCCTGATGCTGGGCTTCGGCCATGAGAAAAACCGTCTCGATGGAGGTATCGAGCTGCCGGTTCATCCCGACCATCTGGTACTCGTACTCAAAGTCGGCCACCGCCCGCAGGCCGCGGATGATCAGGCCCGCACCCACATCGCGGGCGCAGTCGATCAACAGGTTCTCGAACGGATGGGCGACGATCTCGATCCCGATTTCGCGGGCCAGCGCCTCGCATTCGGCCTCGATCAGGGCGACCCTTTCCTCGAGCGTGAAGAGCGGACCTTTGTCCCGGTTGATCGCGACACCGATGACCAGTTTGTCGACCAGCGTTCCCGCACGGCGAATGATATCGATGTGACCCAATGTGATAGGATCGAAGGTGCCGGGATAGAGGCCAACGCGCATGAGGCGGTCCTTTCAACGTCTCGTAATTGCGCGCAGGCAATCATGCCACCGCTTTGGATGCAAGCGATGCATGTGTCTGACGCAGTGTCAGTGGCCGCGGATCATGCCCTCGAGCGCGTCCTTTTCCATCGCCAGTTCGGACAGACGCGCCTTGACGACATCGCCGAGCGAAATCAGCCCGACCAGTTTGCCCTCGTGCAGAACGGGCATGTGACGGAACCGGCCTTCGGTCATCTGCGACATCACCTGTTCTGCGGTCGTATCGCGGCTGCAGGTGATCAGCTTGCGGGTCATGATGCCAGTGACCTGATCGGTCAGGCACGCGGCCCCCTGCTTTCCCAGTTCGCGCACGATATCGCGTTCCGACAGGATACCGTCGGGTGTTTCACCATTTGCAGATATGACAATCGTCCCGATACGCCGCTCGGACAGCATCGCCGTGGCCCCCGCGATCGTCAGATCGGGACCGGCGGTGACAACCTTGTCACTGTCCTTGGAATTGAGGATTTGCGACACCAACATTGATCATCCTCCTATGATGGCTGCTGAGGTCTCTTCAGCGTCCTCCACGACGGCCCTTCGTGTCAAGCGTGTGCTTCAAGTCGGCCGACTTCGGCGCGCACCCCGGCCGCCAGCGCGTCGGCAAACCGCGCGAGGCGCAGATTGCCTGCATCGTCGGCGTGCCGGATGAGGTAGAACGCGCGTGTGAGGCTGACGCTGTCTTGCAAAACCCGCGTGACACCGGGTGCGAATGGCAGGCTGAAGTCATGAACGACCCCCACGCCCGCGCCTTGCCGGATCATGTTCACCTGAACCGAAACGGAGTTTGATGCCAGCGGCACCCGCCCTGCCCCCAATGCGTCCAGATAATCGAGTTCGCGATCAAAAATCATGTCCGGAATATAGCCGACCAGCCGATGGGCGCCGAGATCGGCGGCAGTTTTCAAGGGCGGCGCCTTTTCCAGATAATCCTGGGCGGCGGCGAGATGCAGATGATACCGGGTGATCTGGCGCACCACCAACCGCCCCGCGGTCGGCGCGCTCACCCCGATGGCCATATCCGCTTCGCGACGTGACAGGTTGAACACCCGCGGTAATGCCACAATCTGGATATCGAGGTCGGGATTTTCCGCGGCGATACCGGCGCACACCTGTGGCAGGACGAAATTGGCACAGCCATCCGGCGCGCCGAGCCTGATCTGGCCGGAGAGCCCCTCGCCCGCATCCGACACCCCCGCAGTCGCGGAGCGCATCGCCTGTTCCGCTGCGGCGGCCCGCTCGAGCAACAGCGCACCTGCGGGCGTCAGCATATAACCCTGCGGTGATTTGACAAAAAGCGCCGCCTGCATGTCGGCCTCGAGCCGCGCCATGCGGCGCCCGAGGGTCGCCGGATCGAGCCGCAAGAGCTTGCCCGCACCAGACAGGCTTTGCTCGCGGGCGACGGCCAGAAACAGCCGCATGTCATCCCAGTTACGCAAGGAACCGCGCGTATCGTTGCGATGTGTATACGTTGGGCATCATATTGGTCCGATACTCCTCGCGCTTTGCAGAAATGCAAAACGATTTTGATACCTTGCCCCTACCAAGCGCGTTTTTGCAAGACTAAGCTGCGCGGGAACACTGATCAGGAGACTGCCATGCAAGAGCTTACCCATTACCTCAACGGCGAACATGTCAAAGGCACATCGGGCCGGTTTGCCGATGTGATGAACCCCGCAACAGGCGAAGTTCAGGCCAAGTGCCCGCTGGCGTCGAAGGAAGAGTTGCAGCAGGCCGTAGCCTATGCGCAGGCCGCCCAACCGGCATGGGCCGCAACGAACCCGCAGCGGCGCGCGCGGGTGATGATGAAGTTCGTCGACCTGCTGAACCGTGACATGGACAAGCTCGCCGAGGCATTGAGCCGCGAGCACGGAAAGACGTTGCCGGATGCGGCCGGTGACGTGCAACGCGGGCTGGAAGTTGTCGAATACTGCATCGGGGCCCCGCAACTGTTGAAAGGCGAATACACCGACAGCGCCGGTCCGGGCATCGACATGTATTCCATGCGGCAGGCCCTGGGCGTGACGGCGGGCATAACGCCTTTCAACTTTCCGGCGATGATACCGATGTGGATGTGCGCGCCTGCCATCGCATGCGGCAACGCCTTTATCCTCAAACCCTCCGAACGCGACCCTTCCGTGCCCCTGATGTTGGCGGAATTGCTGGAAGAAGCCGGTCTGCCCAAAGGCATCATGCAGGTGGTGAACGGGGACAAGGAAGCCGTTGATGCCATTTTGTACGACGAGGTGATCCAGTCGGTGGGGTTCGTCGGATCGACCCCGATTGCGGAGTATATCTATGCCACGGGCTGCGCACAGGGCAAGCGTGTCCAGTGTTTCGGTGGTGCCAAGAACCATATGATCATCATGCCCGATGCCGATATGGATCAGGCCGCGGACGCGCTCGTCGGGGCCGGCTATGGCGCGGCGGGAGAGCGGTGCATGGCGATCTCGGTTGCCGTTCCGGTCGGTGACGAGACCGCGGACAGATTGATCGAAAAGCTGGTGCCGCGGATCGAAAAGCTGAAGGTGGGCCCGTATACAGCCGGTAATGACGTGGACTACGGACCCGTTGTCACGGGTGCGGCCAAAGCCAATATCGAACGGCTGGTCCAGACGGGCATCGATCAGGGCGCGGAACTGGTCGTCGACGGGCGCGATTTCAAGCTACAGGGATACGAGGACGGATATTTCGTCGGGCCCCACCTCTTCGACCGTGCGACGAAGGACATGGATATCTATACGCAGGAAATCTTTGGGCCGGTCCTCACTTGCGTGCGGGCGCAGACCTACGAAGAAGCGCTCGGATTAGCGATGGACCACGAGTACGGCAACGGTACGGCAATCTTTACCCGTGACGGCGACGCGGCCCGCGATTTCGCCAACCGGATCAATATCGGCATGGTGGGCATCAATGTCCCCATCCCCGTGCCGCTTGCCTATCACACCTTTGGCGGCTGGAAGAAATCCGTATTCGGAGACTTGAACCAGCACGGCCCCGATGCGTTCAAATTCTACACCAGAACCAAAACCGTCACGGCACGCTGGCCTTCGGGGATCAAGGAAGGCGGCGAATTCTCAATTCCGGTCATGGAATAGCCCGCCCCCCGCAGGCGTTGGACCATGCAGCGCCTGCGGGATTGAGTTTAAGAGCAAGATGAAGCAAGGCTGCGCAGGCATGTGCGACACCAGCGGGGGTCGAATGGCTGCAAAACTCTCGCAAGGTTTTGCGACTAGAAGCCGGTGAATCATAGGGTCGGGAGAATGAAATGGACTTTGCGCTGAGCGAGGAACAGACGGCGATTTTTGATATGGCCTACGCATTCGGGCAGGACAACATCGCGCCCCATGCGCAGACCTGGGAGCGTGAGGGTACGATCCCTAAATCCCTTTGGCCGCAGATTGCCGAATTGGGTTTTGGTGGGCTTTACGTATCCGAAGAGGCGGGCGGTGCGGGTTTGAGCCGTCTCGATGCGACACTCGTGTTCGAAGCGCTCTCGATGGCCTGCCCTTCTGTCGCAGCGTTCCTGTCGATTCACAACATGTGCGCGAAAATGATCGACAGTTTTGCCGACGGCCCTTTCAAATCGCGTGTCATGGACGATGTTCTGAGCATGCGCACGGTTCTGAGTTATTGTCTGACCGAGCCGGGATCCGGTTCGGACGCGGCCGCGTTGAAGACCCGCGCTGACAGGACCAACGCGGGCTATACCCTGAACGGAACAAAGGCGTTCATTTCCGGTGGCGGGTATTCGGATGCCTATGTCTGTATGGTGCGCACGGATGACACCGGTGCGTCGGGTGTATCTGCGGTTTATGTCGAGGACGGCACGGCCGGTTTGTCCTTTGGCGGGCTTGAAGACAAGATGGGGTGGCGCAGCCAGCCCACGGCCCAGGTGCAGTTTGACGACTGTCACGTGGCGTCGAACAACCTGATCGGGGAAGAAGGTCAGGGTTTCAAATACGCGATGAAGGGTCTGGACGGCGGGCGGCTCAATATCGCGGCCTGCTCGCTGGGGGCTGCGCAGGCTGGGCTGAATGCCACGTTGGCCTATATGGGTGAGCGCAAGGCCTTCGGCAAATCGATCGACCAGTTCCAAGGGCTCCAGTTCAGGCTTGCCGATATGGAAATCGAATTGCAGGCCGCCCGCACTTTCCTGCGACAGGCTGCCTGGAAGCTGGATACCGGCGCGCCGGACGCCACAAAGTTCTGCGCGATGGCCAAGAAACTGGTCACCGAAACCGGCAGCAAGGTTGTCGATCAATGTCTGCAACTACATGGCGGCTATGGCTATCTGGCGGATTACGGCATTGAAAAACTGGTACGCGACCTGCGTGTGCACCAGATCCTCGAAGGGACCAACGAGATCATGCGTGTGATCGTCGCCCGCGACATGCTGGCGCAACGATGAGCGACATTCACATAAGGACCGAAGGGCGCGCCGGGCGGATTACCCTGCAAAGACCAGACGCGCTCAATGCGATGACCTATGATATGTGCCTCGCAATTGAGGCCGCGATGGACCGGTGGCGGTCCGATGCAGGGATCGACCTTGTGATGCTGGACGCCGAAGGGGATCGGGCGTTTTGCTCGGGCGGCGATATCGCGGAGCTGTACCGCACCGGCAAGCAGGGCGATTACGCCTATGGCCAGAAATTCTGGGCGGATGAATACCGGCTCAACCACAAGATTTTTCATTATCCCAAACCCGTGGTGAGCTTTCTGCAGGGGTTCACCATGGGCGGCGGTGTGGGTATCGGCTGCCATGGCTCACACAGGATCGTGGGCGAGAGCAGCCAGATCGCGATGCCGGAGTGCGGTATCGGTCTGATACCCGATGTCGGCGGGTCGCTGATGCTGGCGCTGGCGCCCGGCCGCTTGGGCGAATATCTCGGGACGACCGGCGCGCGCATGGGCGCGGGCGACGCGATTTATGCCGGCTTTGCCGACCTGTTCATCCCGGAAGACCAGTGGGAGACCGTCAAGGCTGCGCTGTTGGATGGCGGCGATATTGAGGCCGCCGTCGCCTCTTTTGCCCAAACCGCGCCGGACAGTCCCATGCGCGCGATGCAGAACGAAATAGACAGCCACTTCCACGGCGCATCGTTGGGTGACGTTCAGACCACCCTGCGCCACGACGAAAGTGATTTTGCCCGCAGTACCCTGAAGCTCATGACGCGCAACAGCCCGCTGTCGATGGCTTGCACCATCGAGGCCTTGCACCGGCTGCGTGGCCCTTCGCTGACCTTGGAGAAGGCGCTGGATCTGGAGTATCGCTTTACCGCCCGCGCCATGGAGCACGGCGATTTCATCGAAGGCATACGGGCCGCGATCATCGACAAGGACCGTTCGCCGAAATGGCAGTTCGCAGACCGCGATGTGCCCGGCGTCGCCGTTTCCAAAATGCTGCAGCCGTTGGGCAAGGCCGCGTTGACACTTTAATCAAAGGGAGGCCGCCGCGATGGGCAGCACGATCGGATTTATCGGACTTGGGAACATGGGCGCGCCGATGGCCGCAAATCTCGCGCAGGCAGGACATGACGTGCGCGGGTATGACGTTGCGGGCACCACGGCCGAGGGTGTTGCCCCCTGTGCCAGTATCGAGGACGCCGCCAAGGGTGCGGATTTTGTCATCACCATGCTGCCGAACGGCGAGATATTGCGGGATGTTGCAGCACAGCTGATCCCCGGAATGTCGAAGGGTGCCACGCTGATCGATTGCTCTACGGTCGATGTTGAAAGCGCGCGGAGTGTCGCTGCGGACGCCGGTGCGGCGGGGATCGGTTTTGTCGACGCTCCTGTATCGGGCGGGATCGGCGGTGCCGCTGCAGGGACCCTCACGTTTATGGCCGGTGGCGACGACGCCAGCTTTGCCGCGGCGGCGCCCCTGTTTGACGTCATGGGCCAAAAGGCCGTGCATTGCGGTGCAGCCGGAGCCGGTCAAGCGGCGAAAATCTGTAACAACATGATCCTTGGCATCACCATGATCGGCACCTGCGAAGCCTTTGCTCTGGCTGACAAGCTCGGCCTTGACCGCCAAAAGATGTTTGACGTGGTCAGCACGTCATCGGGTTATTCGTGGTCAATGAATGCCTACTGCCCTGCCCCCGGCGTCGGGCCCACGTCGCCCGCCGACAATGGATATGTGCCGGGGTTCGCGGCCGAGCTGATGCTCAAGGATCTCGGGCTGAGCCAGCAGGCGGCCGAAGCCGCAGATGCAGATACGCCGATGGGCGCGCTGGCCCGCGCCCTTTATGCGCAATTTGTCGAGAACGAGGACGGTTTGGGCAAGGATTTCAGCGCCATGCTGCCCCGTTTGATGCAGCGCGGTCGCAGCTGAGCCCCAACAAAGCCCAGCCACGATTGCCCCGAAAAGAAACAAAGCCCCGCCGATGAAAGCGGGGCTTTTTGCTATTCTGCAGCCAGTTTACGGGGGTTCAGCATCGGTTTGAGATACTTGCCCGTATAGCTTTCGGCCACTTCGGCCACCTGCTCCGGCGTTCCTGTTGCAACCACACGTCCGCCCCCGTCGCCGCCTTCGGGGCCGATGTCGATGATATGATCGGCTGTTTTAACGACATCGAGATTGTGTTCGATCACGACGACCGAATTCCCCTGATCCACCAATTCGTGCAAGACTTCCAACAACTTACGCACATCTTCGAAGTGCAGACCCGTGGTCGGCTCATCGAGGATATAGAGCGTGCGTCCGGTGGCGCGTTTGCTCAACTCCTTGGAAAGCTTTACGCGCTGCGCCTCGCCGCCCGACAGGGTCGTCGCCTGCTGGCCCACCTTGATATAACCGAGACCGACGCGCATCAATGCGTCCATCCTTTCGCGGATCGACGGAACGGCCGCAAAAAATTCCTGCGCATCTTCGACCGTCATATCAAGGACGTCGGCAATGCTCTTGCCCTTGAATTTGATTTCGAGCGTTTCGCGGTTGTAGCGTTTGCCTTTGCAAGTCTCACATTCGACATAGACGTCCGGAAGGAAGTGCATTTCGATCTTGATCACCCCATCGCCCTGACAGGCCTCGCAACGGCCCCCCTTGACGTTGAAGCTGAACCGCCCCGGTTTGTAGCCGCGCGCTTTCGCTTCCGGCAAACCCGCGAACCAGTCGCGGATCGGTGTGAACGCGCCGGTATAGGTCGCAGGGTTTGAGCGGGGTGTCCGCCCGATTGGACGCTGGTCGATGTCGATGACCTTGTCGAGATGCTCCAGACCCTTGATCGTTTCACACGGCGCAGGCGTCTGCCGCGCCCCGTTCAGGTTCATCGACGCGGTTTTGAACAATGTCTCGATCGTGAGGGTGGATTTACCGCCCCCCGAAACGCCGGTCACGCAGACAAATTTGCCAAGCGGGAATTCAGCGGTGACGTTCTGCAGATTGTTGCCCGTCGCCTTGACGACCTTGATCGCCTTCTTCTTGCCCGTGCGCCGCTTCGCAGGCACCGCGATCTCGCGCACACCGGTCAGATACTGCCCGGTGACCGACTTGTCGTTACCGGCGATTTGCGCGGGCGTGCCATGGGCCACAACCTGCCCTCCGTGAACGCCTGCCCCCGGACCGATGTCAAAGACATAATCCGCCTCGCGGATCGCCTCTTCGTCATGTTCGACGACAATGACGGTGTTGCCCTGGTCGCGCAGGTTCTTGAGCGTCAAAAGCAAGCGGTCGTTGTCGCGCTGGTGCAAACCGATGGACGGCTCGTCGAGGACATAAAGAACCCCTGTCAAACCGGAACCGATCTGGCTGGCCAGACGAATACGTTGGCTTTCGCCCCCGCTCAGGGTGCCGCTGGAGCGCGAAAGCGTCAGATATTCAAGGCCCACGTTGTTCAAAAAGCCCAGCCGCTCGCGGATTTCCTTGAGGATCGCGCGGGCGATTTCGTTCTTCTGCACCGTCAGGGCTTCGGGCACGGTTGTGCACCAGTCGAACGCCTCGCGGATGGACATCTCGACAACCTGTCCCACGTGCAGATCGGCGATCCGAACGGCAAGCGCCTCGGGGCGGAGCCGGTAGCCACCGCAGGTGCCGCAAGGCCGGTTGTTCTGGTAGCGTTCGAATTCTTCGCGGATCCAGTTGCTGTCCGTTTCGCGGTAGCGGCGTTCCATGTTGGGGATCACGCCTTCGAAGACGCGGCTCACCTCATAGACACGGCCACCTTCGTCATAGCGGAACTTGATCTCTTCCTTGCCCGAACCGTACAGGAAAACCTGCTGGATTTTCGGATCAAGGTCCTTCCACTTTGCATTCTGGTTGAACCCGAAATGCTTGGCGATGGCTTCGATGGTTTGTTTGAAATAAGGGCTCTTACCCTTGCGCCATGGGGCGAGCGCCCCGTCGTAGACTTTCAGGTTCTGATCCGGCACCACAAGGCGTTCGTCAAAAAACAACTCTTTTCCCAGACCATCACAGGACGGGCATGCCCCGAAAGGCGCGTTGAATGAAAACAGCCGCGGTTCAATTTCGGGAATCGTGAAACCGCTCACCGGGCAGGCGAATTTCTCAGAAAACGTATACCGCTCGGGATCGCCTTCGCTTGGTGCGGTTTCCAGAATGGCGATGCCATCCGCCAGATCAAGCGCGGTGCGCAGGCTGTCGGCCAGACGCGTCTCCAGACCTTCACGCACCACGATCCGGTCGACGACCACGTCGATGTCATGGCGGAACTTCTTGTCGAGCGTTGGCGGCTCGTCAAGTTCATAGAATTCGCCGTCAACCTTGACCCGCTGGAACCCCTGCTTGCGAAGTTCCAGAAACTCCTTGCGGTATTCGCCCTTCCTGTCGCGGATGATCGGGGCCAGCAGATAGGCGCGCGTGCCCTCTTCCATCGTCATGATCCGGTCGACCATGTCCTGCACCTGCTGCGCCTCGATGGGCTTTCCGGTCGCGGGCGAATACGGCGTGCCGACGCGGGCAAACAAGAGCCGCATGTAGTCGTAAATTTCCGTAACCGTGCCGACCGTGGAGCGCGGGTTTTTCGACGTTGTCTTCTGCTCGATCGAGATCGCGGGGGACAGCCCCGAGATGTGATCGACATCCGGCTTTTGCATCATGTCAAGGAACTGGCGCGCGTAAGCCGACAGGCTTTCAACGTACCGCCGCTGGCCTTCGGCATAGATGGTGTCGAACGCAAGGCTCGACTTGCCCGAACCGGACAAACCTGTGATCACCACCAGCTGATCGCGTGGAATATCCACATCGATGCTCTTGAGATTGTGCTCGCGCGCGCCGCGCACTTCGATGTTTTTCAGCTCAGCCATCACGGACCCCCAACTAGAGCGCTACACATAGGCGTTCTGCCCCGAAACTCCAATGCCAAAAGAAGAACAGGAAGTGAACACGGCAACATCCGCATCACCTGCGGCAGCCTGTCACGTGCACCCTCAGGATCGGCAATTGCCTTAATTCGGCCCATCTGGCGTCATAAACCTCTGCAATCGTGAACAATAATCATTTTAAGACGAGCATTGAACCGAAATGGAAACACTGGATCTCGCAGCACGGATTTTCACATCCAATCTGCTCATCAACGCCTTTCTTGTGCCCTTCACCATGTGCGCGATCGCTTACGTCTTTTTCAAGAAGCGCGACGAGTTCAGCTGGCATGCCATTCAGAACATCGTGGCGACGCTTTTCGTGGGTGGCTTCAATTTCGGCGTCGCCCTGTTTTTGTACAACGACATCAACGCCTTCGCTCAGCGCGCCTACAATGCTCTTTCGATCCCTACCCTGCCCGAGACATTCTGGAGCAGCACACCCCTTTGGATCGTGTGCATCATCGGGGTGATGGCCAAGGATTTCGTCGATTATTGGAACCACCGCTGGATGCACACGAAATGGGGCTGGCCGGCCCACGCGGCGCATCACTCGGACACCCATGTGAACGCCTTTACGGCCTACCGTGTGCATTTCCTGCAAACCGTTATCGTGACCAGCAGCTATATCCTGCCCCTGACATGGCTACAGATCCCCGAGGCCATCCCGGTGGTCGTCGTCCTGAGCACGGTGCACAACATGTACGTCCACATGGATCTCGAATTCGATCACGGTCCCTTCAAGCTGTTACTGGCATCGCCCGCTTTCCACCGCTGGCACCACGCGGATATTCCCGAAGCCTATGGCAAGAACATCGCCAATGTGATGCCGCTGTGGGATGCGCTTTTCGGGACGTATTACTATCCGGGTCTGTGCAAGGAAGAGATGGGCGCGTTGAAGACCGGCGTGCACGACAAAAATCCGGTCATGATCTACCTCTACCCGTTCATGGAATGGGGGCGCATGATCCGGGCACGGTTGCCGCGCAGACGGCTGGACGCGACCGCTGACACACCGCGCATGAATACGCCGGCCGAATAGCGGGCCGTCAGGCCAAGGGCGCACGCTTGCGCGCCAGCCAAAGATGGACGCACAGGCCCAACAGAAACGCGGCGCCCGCCAGCAGCGGCAGGCTCGCGTAGCCAAAGCTCAAGAGGGCCATCGCCATGACCGGAGTGCCGAGGGTGTTGCCCAGATTGCCCATCTGCGCCATGGCACCATTCGCCTGTGCCTGCCTTTCGGCGGTTGTGTTCAACTGCGGCACGGCCGCAAAGGTCGCCCCCTGGATCAAACCCATCGCTGCGGCCACGGCAAGACAGGCAACAGGATCCGCAGGCATCACCCACAGCCAGCCCATCGCGGCCGCAGACAGGCCAAAGCCGATCATGACAACGCGCACCGCCGTGAAGTGCCTGAGCAGCCAGACACCCAATGTCATGGAAACCGAGATGCTGACCAAAGGCATCGCGCCCATGATGAAGGCCCGTAAAGAAGCGTCCAGATAGGGTGGCAAGACCGTCAGGATCGACACGAAACAGAAGGTATAGAACAGCCAGCCCGCCGCGGGTGCCGCCAGTTGCGGTGACCGGTAAAGCGCCGCGTGACGTGCCACCAAAGCGCGTGCCGACGTACGCTCAGGACGATGCGATGTTTGCAGCCGGCGCAGATGACGCGCGAGGACAAGCGCAAATCCGGCCATGTAAACTCCGTGAGCGGCAAAGACCGCGCCCACACCGCCCACCCGTGCGAGGGGCTGCCCAAGCCACGCCAGAACCGCAAAGGCCACACCGAAAAACGTGCCCCAGAGGGTAAGGGCAAGTCCGCGCTGCCGTTCGGTCGCCACTTGGGCGATCAGCGTGGGCGCCGCCACCACAAGGCCGAGGTGGCTCAGCCCTTCGATCGCCCGCAAACCCAGCATAATGCCGAACGGTGGCAACATCGCCTGCGCAAGTGACACAGCCGCCCCCAGCCAGAGCGCCCCGATCAGGGTCGAAACATAGCCGACCCGCGCCACCAGAACGCCCGCAACAACCCCGAGGATGATGCCAAGCAGTCCAACCAGCGATACCAGCCATCCCAAAGCCGCGCCCGCTTGCGGATAGACTGCCCCGAGCTGGTCGTATGTCACGCTGAACTTGGCGTATTGCGCAGCCGCACCCAGACCCGCGCCCCACAGCGCCAATATGATCCCCCATGATCCGCGCATCAGCTTTTCTGTGCGATCGCCCAGGCACAGACCGGCATCATGGGGTCGTCGGTGATGTCATCCTTGCCCTCGATGTACTCGGGGGGCCATTGCACTTCGAGGTTGCGCGCGGCGACATGCCGATTGCCCCACTGGTGGCTTTCAATCAAATGCGCTTCGAAGCCGCCCTCGATCAGCAGGTTCTTCAGTCCACGCGCGGACCAGCGCGAATTGTCCATCGGCGCGGCGTGAAATGGCACGTAGAAAGGCACCGCGATCCAGAAGTGCCCGCCTTTTTTGAGCATCTGTCGCACGTGGCGCAACGCCGTGTAGGGGCGGTCAAGATGCTCCCACACCTGATTGGCGAGGATCAGGTCGAATTTGCGCGGCTTACCGGTTTCGGGGTCAAGATAGGGACCGGCACAAATGTCATATTCGGGATAGCGGAACTGCGTGTAGGCGCGGAAATCGAACTGCTCCCCGTAGTGGCCGGAAATCTCGGCCACACGCAGCTTTTTCGGCTCCAGCCGTTGTATCATCTTGCGCGAGGCGGGGCCCATGACGACCCGGTTCAGACTGACCATGAGCGGACTATGTCAGCGCGACAGGGGCAGGTCCAGCAGGTAAAACACGGGCGCCCGTCGCGACCTTGCAATGCGTCAAGCACCTGCAAGGTCGGGCTCACGTTTGCCAAATGCGCCTATGAAAGCAGTCGCGCGACAGCGCGGCCGCCGGATTACATGTGAATAACC from Sulfitobacter sp. S190 includes the following:
- a CDS encoding class I SAM-dependent methyltransferase encodes the protein MVSLNRVVMGPASRKMIQRLEPKKLRVAEISGHYGEQFDFRAYTQFRYPEYDICAGPYLDPETGKPRKFDLILANQVWEHLDRPYTALRHVRQMLKKGGHFWIAVPFYVPFHAAPMDNSRWSARGLKNLLIEGGFEAHLIESHQWGNRHVAARNLEVQWPPEYIEGKDDITDDPMMPVCAWAIAQKS
- a CDS encoding MFS transporter; amino-acid sequence: MRGSWGIILALWGAGLGAAAQYAKFSVTYDQLGAVYPQAGAALGWLVSLVGLLGIILGVVAGVLVARVGYVSTLIGALWLGAAVSLAQAMLPPFGIMLGLRAIEGLSHLGLVVAAPTLIAQVATERQRGLALTLWGTFFGVAFAVLAWLGQPLARVGGVGAVFAAHGVYMAGFALVLARHLRRLQTSHRPERTSARALVARHAALYRSPQLAAPAAGWLFYTFCFVSILTVLPPYLDASLRAFIMGAMPLVSISVSMTLGVWLLRHFTAVRVVMIGFGLSAAAMGWLWVMPADPVACLAVAAAMGLIQGATFAAVPQLNTTAERQAQANGAMAQMGNLGNTLGTPVMAMALLSFGYASLPLLAGAAFLLGLCVHLWLARKRAPLA